A region of the Arthrobacter sp. FW306-07-I genome:
TGCCGGTTCCATTGCAACGTGGGTCATGGTTTTCCCGATCTTTCTTACTGTGGGAGGGGTCTTTCCACCAGTATGAGCTTCGAGTCACATAAGATAAAGCGATCTTTTCCAACCAATACAGGTTAGGAAAACCAATGGTTCAGAGACCCCTTAAATGCCAACGGCAGACCTCCCACCCTTCCCTGTTGCTCTATCACTTTTGGTCGCTAAAACGGCTGTTTAGGAACCGTAAGTGATAGAGCAACGGGGGTCTAAGGGTGGGAGGCCTGCCGGTGAGCGGGCGCCAGAATCGAGCGGGGCCCGGGGCTGGAGTTAGGAAACCGGGCGGTGCAGGTCCGCGAGCTCCTGGTGGCGGGGGCTGTTGGGGTTCATCAGCGAGTGCTTGCGGCCGTAGCTGAAGTAGATGACCAGGCCGATAATGAGCCACACCACGAACCGAACCCAGGTCTCCCAGTGCAGCTGCAGCATCAGGAAGGCCGAAGCCAGGACGCCGAAGGCCGGGATCACGGGCATCAGCGGCAGGCGGAACGTGCGCGGGGCATCGGGGCGCTTGTAGCGGAAGATGATCACCGACAGGCAGACGACGACGAACGCGGCCAGGATGCCGATGTTCGTCAGGTCCGCCACCTCCTTGATGGGGAACACGCCGGCGAGGAACGCGGAGGCGATGCCGCCGATCCAGGTGACGCGCTGCGGAGTGCCGTGGCGGTCGGTCTTGGCGAACCATCCGGGCAGCAGGCCGTCGCGGCTCATGGAGAACCACACGCGGGTCACACCGAGGAGGAAGGTGAGCATCACGGTGAGGATGGAGAGCACAGCGAACACCGAGATGATGGTGGCGATCACCGGCAGGCCCACGGAGGTGAAGGCGGAAGCGAAGCCGGCCTTGGGGTCGATGTCCTTGTAGTTCTGCATGCCGGTCAGGACCAGGGTGGCGGCCACATAGAGCAGCATGGCGATGATGAGCGAGAGCACAATGGCCTTGGGCATGTGCTTCTTGCCATCCTTGGCTTCCTCGGCCGCGGTGCTCATGGCGTCGTACCCGAACACAGCAAAGAAGACGGTGGCCGAGCCCGCAACCACAGGGCCGAAGCCGCTGGGCATGAACGGGTTGTAGTTATTGGTGTCGATGTAGAACACGCCGAGCCCGATGATGAACAGGATCAGGACCACCTTGATGGCCACGGCGACGAGTTCGAACCGGCCGAACGCCTTGGTGCCGCGGGACAGGATCCAGGTGACCAGGAGGCAGACCAGGATGGCCGGAATGTTGACGATGCCACCCTTGCCTTCGTCCACGGTGGACGTCATCCATGCCGGCATGTGGATGCCAATGCCGGCCAGGAAGGCGTCAAGGTAGCCGGAGATGCCGATGGCCACTACCGCAACGATGGCAATGTATTCCAGCAGCAGGTCCCAGCCGATGAACCAGCCGATCACCTCGCCGAGCGCCACATAGCCGTAGGTGTAGGCGGAACCGGCGCGGGGAATCATGCCCGCGAATTCCGCATAGGATAGGGCCGCGGCCGCAGAGGCCAGGCCTGCAATCAGGAAGGAAATCAGTACCGCGGGCCCCACTCCCGGGTTTCCTTCACTGCCGGCGGCGACCAGTCCCGCGAGGGAGAAGATGCCGACGCCGATAATGCCGCCCACGCCAATGGCGGTGAGCTGCCACAGCCCCAGGGACTTGAACAGTCCGCTGTGCTTGCTCTCTTCTTCGATGTCGTCGATGGGCTTGCGCCGCATAATCGATTGGCTTAAATCTTTGGTGCTCATTCGAACTCCTGCTTGGGGTGCGACCCCGCCGCGGCACGCCAAGGGACCTGGCTGTGACGGGGGTAACTCGATTTCAACAGTATGCGTGCGCGATTGCATTAGATAAAGTGACTACTTCTAACCTATATTCGTTAGTTTCAGTTAGGAATTTGCCATGCTCGACGTCCGCAGGCTCCGGCTGCTCCGCGAATTAAGCATCCGCGGGACCCTCGCGGAGGTAGCGGAGGCCTTACAGTACAGCCCGTCGTCGGTGTCGCAGCAGCTGGCCCTGTTGGAGAAGGAAGTGGGCGTGGAGCTGCTCCGGAAAACAGGGCGGCGGGTGCAGCTGACGCCCCAGGCCGAAGTGCTGGTGGCGCACACCGCCCAGCTGCTGGAAACCATGGAACAGGCGGAGGCGGACCTGGCTGCCTCCCTCACCACGGTTACGGGAACGGTGCGGATCGCTGTTTTCCAGTCCGCGGCGCTCGCCCTGATGCCGGACACCCTGACCCGGATGGCTGCCACATACCCCGAAGTCCGGATCGAAATGATCCAGCGCGAACCGGAAACGGCGCTGCACGAAACATGGGCACGTGACTTCGACCTGGTAATCGCCGAACAGTACCCCGGTCATGCCGCACCGCGGTACCCCGAGCTGGACCGGGTAAAGCTGACCACCGACGCCATCCGGCTGGCCGTTCCCCCGGCGTCCGACGGCGGATCCGCCATCCGCTCGCTGGCGGACACGGCAGAGCTTGCCTGGGTCATGGAACCGCGGGGTGCCGCATCGCGCCATTGGGCGGAACAGGCCTGCCGCAGCGCCGGTTTCGAACCGGACGTCCGGTTCGAAACCGCCGACCTGCAGGCCCAGGCCCGCCTCATCGAGTCCGGCAACGCGGTGGCCCTGATGCCGGACCTGGTGTGGACCGGGCGCGGCACCACCGCCCAGCTGCTGGAGCTTCCCGGCAAGCCGCACCGCACCATCTTCACCTCGGTCCGCCGCTCCAGCGCCCAACGTCCAGCGATCCTCGCCGCCCGGGAAACCCTTGCTGCGGCCGCCGCCGCCGTGGCAACGGACGGCGCCGGCTGACCGGCAGCCGTCGTATGTGTCCTTAGCCGCGCATTCAAAGAGCTTGGGTTTGCGC
Encoded here:
- a CDS encoding amino acid permease; translation: MSTKDLSQSIMRRKPIDDIEEESKHSGLFKSLGLWQLTAIGVGGIIGVGIFSLAGLVAAGSEGNPGVGPAVLISFLIAGLASAAAALSYAEFAGMIPRAGSAYTYGYVALGEVIGWFIGWDLLLEYIAIVAVVAIGISGYLDAFLAGIGIHMPAWMTSTVDEGKGGIVNIPAILVCLLVTWILSRGTKAFGRFELVAVAIKVVLILFIIGLGVFYIDTNNYNPFMPSGFGPVVAGSATVFFAVFGYDAMSTAAEEAKDGKKHMPKAIVLSLIIAMLLYVAATLVLTGMQNYKDIDPKAGFASAFTSVGLPVIATIISVFAVLSILTVMLTFLLGVTRVWFSMSRDGLLPGWFAKTDRHGTPQRVTWIGGIASAFLAGVFPIKEVADLTNIGILAAFVVVCLSVIIFRYKRPDAPRTFRLPLMPVIPAFGVLASAFLMLQLHWETWVRFVVWLIIGLVIYFSYGRKHSLMNPNSPRHQELADLHRPVS
- a CDS encoding LysR substrate-binding domain-containing protein, translating into MLDVRRLRLLRELSIRGTLAEVAEALQYSPSSVSQQLALLEKEVGVELLRKTGRRVQLTPQAEVLVAHTAQLLETMEQAEADLAASLTTVTGTVRIAVFQSAALALMPDTLTRMAATYPEVRIEMIQREPETALHETWARDFDLVIAEQYPGHAAPRYPELDRVKLTTDAIRLAVPPASDGGSAIRSLADTAELAWVMEPRGAASRHWAEQACRSAGFEPDVRFETADLQAQARLIESGNAVALMPDLVWTGRGTTAQLLELPGKPHRTIFTSVRRSSAQRPAILAARETLAAAAAAVATDGAG